The following are encoded together in the Lysobacter silvisoli genome:
- a CDS encoding lipopolysaccharide biosynthesis protein, whose protein sequence is MARAATVAMNRGPARAWRGAAAAIALLWLATAAGAVMVFLAQSLLARRLGTHSYGLFASSLATVSMVAPLAGFGLSQFRLKAYGREGWGAERWLRPSLRFSLSTTLLALAGIAAWACWGYGVDAQTRATLLALLPVVLGLFAVDLVGSKLRLEERHRALAAWQLLIPGGRLLVAALAFAAASVSALQVALGYGLVAVAALALAAPQLRAIWRGRIDLQGHGPRADGIAISDDPSVAQLTSQAWAYGLAAVLYPVFFQIGTVLLKYLGNDAMAGRYGVALAVMTAVYLFPAVVYQKFLLARLHRWAAHEPDRFWRVHRLGNLAMLAAGLATGIALAALSPWLVPLAFGEAYRGAALVLAVLAVCAPIRFLSTSVGSALLTEGHMRQRVYAMLAAAVAAIALNAVLIPRYGELGAAWATVAAEALLLLAMWRSVRRIAPRRETP, encoded by the coding sequence ATGGCCCGAGCCGCAACCGTCGCGATGAACCGCGGCCCGGCGCGGGCCTGGCGCGGCGCCGCGGCCGCGATCGCCTTGCTGTGGCTGGCGACCGCGGCCGGCGCGGTCATGGTGTTTCTGGCGCAGAGCCTGCTCGCGCGGCGCCTGGGTACGCACAGCTACGGTCTGTTCGCTTCGTCCCTGGCCACGGTGAGCATGGTCGCGCCGCTGGCCGGCTTCGGCCTGTCGCAGTTCCGGCTCAAGGCCTACGGCCGCGAAGGCTGGGGCGCGGAACGCTGGCTGCGTCCGTCGCTGCGTTTCTCTTTGTCGACCACCTTGCTGGCGCTGGCGGGCATCGCCGCCTGGGCCTGCTGGGGCTACGGCGTGGACGCGCAAACGCGTGCGACGCTGCTGGCTCTGCTGCCCGTGGTGCTGGGCTTGTTCGCGGTCGATCTGGTCGGCAGCAAACTGCGCCTGGAAGAACGCCATCGCGCGCTGGCCGCCTGGCAGTTGCTGATCCCCGGCGGGCGCCTGCTGGTGGCGGCGCTGGCGTTCGCCGCCGCTTCGGTCTCCGCGCTGCAGGTCGCGCTCGGCTATGGCTTGGTCGCGGTGGCGGCGCTGGCGCTGGCCGCGCCGCAGCTGCGCGCGATCTGGCGCGGCCGCATCGACTTGCAGGGCCATGGTCCGCGCGCTGATGGGATCGCCATCAGCGACGATCCCAGCGTCGCCCAGCTTACCTCGCAGGCTTGGGCTTACGGCCTGGCGGCCGTGCTGTATCCGGTGTTCTTCCAGATCGGCACGGTGCTGTTGAAGTACCTGGGCAACGATGCCATGGCCGGTCGCTACGGCGTGGCGCTGGCGGTGATGACCGCGGTCTACCTGTTCCCAGCCGTGGTCTACCAGAAGTTCCTGCTCGCGCGCCTGCACCGCTGGGCCGCGCACGAGCCCGATCGGTTCTGGCGCGTGCATCGCCTGGGCAACCTGGCGATGCTGGCTGCGGGTCTGGCGACGGGTATCGCGCTGGCCGCGCTCTCGCCCTGGCTGGTGCCGCTGGCCTTCGGCGAGGCCTATCGCGGCGCCGCCTTGGTGCTGGCCGTACTCGCGGTGTGCGCGCCGATCCGCTTCCTGTCCACGTCGGTGGGCTCGGCCCTGCTAACCGAAGGGCATATGCGCCAGCGTGTGTACGCCATGCTGGCCGCCGCCGTGGCCGCGATCGCGCTCAATGCCGTACTGATTCCGCGCTACGGCGAACTCGGCGCGGCCTGGGCCACGGTCGCCGCCGAGGCCCTGCTGTTGCTGGCCATGTGGCGCAGCGTGCGGCGGATCGCGCCGCGGCGGGAGACGCCATGA
- a CDS encoding polysaccharide pyruvyl transferase family protein yields MNAALQAQPLRVGFTGYYGMRNFGDDLFGVLCAAGARRYWQAEPLLVGPEPADGELRATWPRALPSALYGASGALGGLSRWVGFVRGLRASDVLVLGGGSVINGRPSFRKPLMLAAQRRGRVRLAAVGVSIGPFANAAEQTAAADFARRFAYIAVRDRRSHALAQDMGLQDIVHAGRDLAGLLPLVAPTKERERNDNDPATIGIAPCRYTVRADHPAPTPQAWQDAIVQALVRIAPQRPIRACVFALNGHPQHGDAAIATQLQARLRERGIATELQIYRGGDPLATAAAIARCDAFVSARLHGAIVAYLQGLPFTLIDYHPKCRDFADDIGLPQALHIHAQHHDCAAFEAALSIMLNAGGTLADVSPNLYAQQALRIFQCAPWSSTALLPP; encoded by the coding sequence ATGAACGCGGCACTGCAGGCGCAGCCGCTGCGCGTGGGCTTTACCGGCTACTACGGCATGCGCAACTTCGGCGACGACCTGTTCGGCGTGCTGTGCGCGGCCGGCGCGCGGCGCTATTGGCAGGCCGAGCCCCTGCTGGTCGGCCCCGAACCGGCCGACGGCGAGTTGCGCGCGACCTGGCCGCGCGCCTTGCCGTCCGCTTTGTACGGTGCGAGCGGCGCGCTGGGCGGGCTCAGCCGCTGGGTCGGCTTCGTGCGCGGCCTGCGCGCTTCCGACGTGCTGGTGCTGGGCGGCGGCTCGGTGATCAACGGTCGCCCGTCGTTCCGCAAGCCGCTGATGCTGGCCGCGCAACGGCGCGGGCGCGTGCGCTTGGCGGCGGTCGGCGTGTCGATCGGGCCGTTCGCGAATGCAGCCGAACAAACCGCGGCAGCCGACTTCGCGCGCCGCTTCGCTTACATCGCCGTGCGCGACCGTCGCTCGCATGCGCTGGCGCAGGACATGGGCCTGCAGGATATCGTCCACGCCGGCCGCGACCTGGCCGGCCTGCTGCCGCTGGTGGCACCTACGAAGGAGCGAGAGCGCAACGACAACGATCCGGCGACGATCGGCATCGCGCCTTGCCGCTACACCGTGCGCGCCGACCACCCCGCCCCCACGCCGCAGGCCTGGCAGGACGCGATCGTCCAGGCGCTGGTGCGCATCGCCCCGCAGCGCCCGATACGGGCCTGCGTGTTCGCGCTCAACGGCCACCCGCAGCACGGAGACGCCGCCATCGCCACGCAGTTGCAGGCGCGTCTGCGCGAGCGCGGTATCGCCACCGAGCTGCAGATCTACCGCGGCGGCGATCCGCTGGCCACCGCCGCGGCCATCGCCCGCTGCGACGCCTTCGTCAGCGCGCGCCTGCACGGCGCCATCGTCGCCTACTTGCAAGGCCTGCCGTTCACGTTGATCGACTACCACCCCAAATGCCGCGATTTCGCCGACGACATCGGCCTGCCGCAAGCCTTGCATATCCACGCTCAGCATCATGACTGCGCAGCATTCGAGGCCGCGCTGTCGATCATGCTGAACGCAGGCGGCACCCTCGCCGATGTTTCACCGAATCTATACGCGCAGCAGGCGCTGCGCATATTCCAATGTGCCCCATGGTCGAGCACTGCACTCCTGCCGCCCTGA
- a CDS encoding glycosyltransferase family 2 protein, with the protein MVEHCTPAALSDRAPAPVSAVVPCYRCAGSIAEAVASVAMQSLPVAELILVDDASGDDTLACLHRLAAQYPPGWIQVVSLAANAGPSRARNAGWERAQGEYVAFLDADDTWAPDKIERQMQALRDDPGLALIAHKMQVRERGTLPECDGTPARARPIGRGRLLLHNPFPTASVMLRRDLPFRFDERFRRVEDFLLWGQIVFSGYRCAKLDRVLAYWHKANFGAGGLSQDLRAMHAAGREVRRELLRQGLVSLPEHCFARSFGWLRRGRQYLLLAWRRAAGAGAGT; encoded by the coding sequence ATGGTCGAGCACTGCACTCCTGCCGCCCTGAGCGACCGCGCGCCCGCGCCGGTCAGCGCCGTGGTGCCTTGCTACCGCTGCGCCGGCAGCATCGCCGAGGCCGTGGCCTCGGTGGCCATGCAGAGCCTGCCGGTGGCCGAACTGATCCTGGTCGATGACGCCAGCGGCGACGACACGCTGGCCTGCCTGCACCGCCTGGCCGCGCAGTACCCGCCCGGTTGGATCCAGGTGGTGTCGCTGGCGGCCAACGCCGGCCCCTCGCGCGCGCGCAACGCGGGCTGGGAGCGCGCGCAGGGCGAGTACGTGGCGTTTCTCGATGCCGACGACACCTGGGCGCCGGACAAGATCGAACGGCAGATGCAGGCCCTGCGCGACGATCCGGGCCTGGCCCTGATCGCGCACAAGATGCAGGTGCGCGAGCGCGGCACGCTTCCCGAATGCGACGGCACGCCCGCGCGCGCCCGGCCCATCGGCCGCGGCCGGCTGTTGCTGCACAACCCCTTCCCCACGGCCTCGGTGATGCTGCGCCGCGACCTGCCGTTCCGTTTCGACGAGCGCTTCCGCCGCGTCGAAGACTTCCTGCTCTGGGGCCAGATCGTGTTCTCCGGCTACCGCTGCGCCAAGCTCGACCGGGTGTTGGCGTATTGGCACAAAGCCAACTTCGGCGCCGGCGGCCTCAGTCAGGACCTGCGCGCCATGCACGCGGCCGGCCGCGAGGTGCGGCGCGAACTGCTGCGCCAAGGGCTGGTGAGCCTGCCCGAGCACTGCTTCGCGCGCAGCTTCGGCTGGCTGCGCCGCGGCCGCCAGTACCTGCTGCTGGCCTGGCGCCGCGCGGCCGGCGCGGGAGCGGGCACATGA
- a CDS encoding EpsG family protein, whose amino-acid sequence MSALPGIATSAPRPQRSADLAARTALSLILLAAVAVFACWLVGTRSPDIGTDTHTYAGFFETLGQGTAETRLEPGFVYLSYLLWKLDVGVTGYQTALFALMLVTVAVSSHRYFTYLGERRGYLGFLGVALMLLLVSPMFVNASINAVRQGLAALLVFTALLSFRERKWLGFVLYGAVASSLHLSSLLYLAFAPLLLFGARTQRLVAAAAFALYVSGLSLVLVRAALPGLYELVMSYTPNRYYRSGVRWDFAVFSIFWYLLPYLLSPLIRAEHRERIKDSTGIYLVMTLPFFAIGWGYFSNRYLLPAWLSASLILAAVVYHNRLAPLRHPLLLRFGLIASCAVFYYYVTHEIVI is encoded by the coding sequence ATGAGCGCCCTGCCCGGCATCGCCACCTCCGCGCCGCGCCCGCAGCGCTCGGCCGACCTGGCCGCGCGCACCGCGCTGAGCCTGATCCTGCTGGCCGCGGTGGCGGTGTTCGCCTGCTGGCTGGTGGGCACGCGTTCGCCCGACATCGGCACCGACACCCACACCTACGCCGGCTTCTTCGAGACCCTGGGCCAGGGCACCGCGGAAACGCGCCTGGAACCGGGCTTCGTCTATCTGAGCTATCTGCTGTGGAAGCTGGATGTCGGCGTCACCGGCTACCAGACCGCCTTGTTCGCGCTGATGCTGGTCACCGTGGCGGTGTCCAGCCACCGCTACTTCACCTACCTGGGCGAGCGCCGCGGCTATCTGGGCTTCCTCGGCGTGGCGCTGATGCTGCTGCTGGTCTCGCCCATGTTCGTCAACGCCAGTATCAACGCGGTACGCCAGGGCCTTGCGGCGCTGTTGGTATTCACTGCTCTGCTGTCGTTCCGCGAGCGCAAATGGCTGGGCTTCGTGCTGTACGGTGCGGTCGCCAGCAGCCTGCACCTGTCCTCGCTGCTGTACCTGGCCTTCGCGCCGCTGCTGCTGTTCGGCGCGCGCACCCAGCGTCTGGTCGCCGCGGCCGCGTTCGCGCTCTACGTCAGCGGTCTGTCGCTGGTGCTGGTGCGCGCGGCGCTGCCAGGCCTGTACGAACTGGTGATGTCCTACACGCCCAACCGCTACTACCGTTCGGGCGTGCGCTGGGATTTCGCGGTGTTCTCGATCTTCTGGTACCTGCTGCCCTACCTGCTGTCGCCGCTGATCCGCGCCGAACACCGCGAGCGCATCAAGGACAGCACCGGCATCTATCTGGTGATGACCCTGCCGTTCTTCGCCATCGGCTGGGGCTATTTCTCCAACCGCTACCTGCTGCCGGCCTGGCTGTCGGCCTCGCTGATCCTGGCCGCGGTGGTCTACCACAACCGCCTGGCGCCGCTGCGACACCCGCTGCTGCTGCGCTTCGGGCTGATCGCGTCCTGCGCGGTGTTCTATTACTACGTCACTCATGAAATCGTGATCTGA
- a CDS encoding YdcF family protein gives MTFLSSLQKLAVTLTYPPALSAALLGLAALLLIRYRRAGIAVVAAALGWSALWSLPAASDWLRHQLEKRYPVVDTAQLPRADAVVVLGGGSRYAWLDAPNPRPQALESSRLAAAARAWQAGRAPRIVLSGGGEDGGSEARTMARAIGYLGVPASALVLEERSRNTRDNARYTAELAERLGLKRVLLVTSSVHMPRAYAEFQRAGVDAYAAPVPERSARRSWWRRWLPSGSALWRSGRAFKEYAGLLAVALRLESNMPRIGATHSNHASSPRPTPITPLRPNPT, from the coding sequence ATGACTTTCCTGTCCTCCCTGCAGAAGCTGGCCGTCACCCTGACTTATCCGCCCGCCTTGAGCGCGGCGCTGCTGGGGTTGGCGGCGCTGTTGCTGATCCGCTACCGCCGCGCCGGTATCGCGGTCGTGGCCGCGGCCCTGGGCTGGTCGGCGCTGTGGTCGCTGCCCGCCGCTTCGGACTGGCTGCGCCATCAACTCGAGAAGCGTTATCCGGTGGTGGACACCGCACAGCTGCCGCGCGCCGACGCCGTGGTGGTGCTCGGCGGCGGCAGCCGCTACGCCTGGCTCGACGCGCCTAACCCGCGCCCGCAGGCGCTGGAAAGCAGCCGCCTGGCCGCGGCGGCGCGTGCCTGGCAGGCCGGCCGCGCGCCGCGCATCGTGCTGTCCGGCGGCGGCGAAGACGGCGGCAGCGAGGCGCGCACCATGGCCAGGGCGATCGGATACCTGGGCGTGCCCGCATCCGCATTGGTGCTGGAGGAACGCAGCCGCAACACCCGCGACAATGCACGCTACACCGCCGAACTTGCCGAACGCCTGGGCCTGAAGCGCGTGCTGCTGGTGACTTCGTCCGTGCACATGCCGCGCGCCTATGCCGAATTCCAGCGCGCCGGCGTCGACGCCTACGCCGCGCCTGTGCCCGAACGCTCGGCGCGGCGCAGCTGGTGGCGGCGCTGGCTGCCGTCCGGCAGCGCGCTGTGGCGCAGCGGCCGCGCGTTCAAGGAATACGCGGGGCTGTTGGCGGTCGCTCTCAGACTCGAATCCAACATGCCGCGCATCGGCGCAACGCACTCGAACCACGCTTCCTCTCCAAGACCCACCCCCATCACGCCGCTGAGGCCGAACCCGACCTAG
- a CDS encoding polysaccharide biosynthesis/export family protein — MKTALTASSIALLTLACAACVPGQQMTRQSAGDATEIAGSDARMVPITSELVAAERPKAQVAPELLNQRAQDYQLHPGDTVLVTVWEHPELTSPAGNQQQAVTNGRLVQADGSFFFPYAGTLNVSGMTVQALRDTLVSRLSKYLRNPQLDVNVVGYGSRVSLQGAFVDTAPQELTTVPLTLSQAIGRARINVEQADLAGFVLTRNGRNYALDLDALNRDGSVAPDIYLRPGDHLFLPFNDRKEVYVVGEVLRPQALTFKTTDMSLTQALGRTGGLNPVSAKGEAVYVIRGIEETQNTPATVYHLNARSPAAFALGDRFRLRPGDVVWVGPAGVTRWNRFLSQLLPLSGIISNAASAQYNIGRD; from the coding sequence TTGAAGACCGCCCTTACCGCTAGTTCGATCGCCCTGCTGACCCTGGCCTGCGCCGCCTGCGTGCCCGGCCAGCAGATGACCCGTCAGTCCGCCGGCGACGCCACCGAGATCGCCGGCAGCGACGCCAGGATGGTGCCGATCACCTCCGAGCTGGTCGCCGCCGAGCGCCCGAAAGCGCAGGTCGCGCCGGAACTGCTCAACCAACGCGCGCAGGACTACCAGCTGCATCCGGGCGACACCGTGCTGGTCACCGTGTGGGAACATCCGGAGCTGACCTCGCCCGCGGGCAACCAGCAGCAGGCGGTGACCAACGGCCGCCTGGTCCAGGCCGACGGCTCCTTCTTCTTCCCCTACGCCGGCACCCTCAACGTATCGGGCATGACCGTGCAGGCGCTGCGCGACACCCTGGTTTCGCGCCTGTCCAAATACCTGCGCAATCCGCAGCTGGACGTCAACGTGGTCGGCTACGGCAGCCGCGTCTCGCTGCAGGGCGCCTTCGTCGACACCGCGCCGCAGGAACTGACCACCGTGCCGCTGACCCTGTCGCAGGCCATCGGCCGCGCGCGCATCAACGTCGAGCAGGCCGACCTGGCCGGCTTCGTGCTCACCCGCAACGGCCGCAACTACGCGCTGGACCTGGACGCGCTCAACCGCGACGGCAGCGTGGCGCCGGACATCTACCTGCGCCCCGGCGACCACCTGTTCCTGCCCTTCAACGACCGCAAGGAGGTCTACGTGGTCGGCGAAGTGCTGCGCCCGCAGGCGCTGACCTTCAAGACCACCGACATGAGCCTGACCCAGGCCCTGGGCCGCACCGGCGGCCTCAACCCGGTCAGCGCCAAGGGCGAAGCCGTCTACGTGATCCGCGGCATCGAAGAAACCCAGAACACGCCGGCCACCGTCTACCACCTCAACGCCCGTTCGCCGGCTGCGTTCGCACTGGGCGATCGCTTCCGCCTGCGCCCCGGCGACGTGGTCTGGGTGGGCCCGGCCGGCGTCACCCGATGGAACCGCTTCTTGTCCCAGCTGTTGCCGCTGTCGGGCATCATCAGCAACGCCGCGTCCGCGCAGTACAACATCGGCCGCGACTGA
- a CDS encoding lipocalin-like domain-containing protein — protein sequence MKHAPIVTAGALASLLFALSLGSSARAADVADSLVGTWRVERMTDTDLATGKVEHPYGERPKGYIVYDPTGHLHVQVMRMPATPPFASGDDAKGSDREVRAAYDGYVAYFGTYEVDAKRGVVVHRVDGSLMPSYTGTDQPRPFRVEGDVLTIEGDSEGVHFLRQLRRVR from the coding sequence ATGAAGCACGCACCTATCGTTACCGCCGGCGCGCTCGCGTCGCTGCTGTTCGCTCTGTCGCTGGGTTCGTCGGCGCGCGCGGCCGATGTCGCCGACTCGCTGGTCGGCACCTGGCGGGTGGAGCGCATGACCGACACCGATCTGGCCACCGGCAAGGTGGAGCATCCCTACGGCGAGCGGCCCAAGGGCTACATCGTCTACGACCCGACCGGGCATCTGCACGTGCAGGTGATGCGCATGCCGGCTACGCCGCCGTTCGCCTCGGGCGACGATGCCAAGGGTTCCGACCGCGAAGTGCGCGCGGCTTACGACGGCTACGTGGCCTACTTCGGCACTTACGAAGTCGACGCCAAGCGCGGCGTGGTGGTGCATCGCGTCGATGGCAGCCTGATGCCCAGCTACACCGGCACCGATCAGCCGCGCCCTTTCCGGGTCGAAGGCGACGTGCTCACCATCGAAGGCGACAGCGAAGGCGTGCACTTCCTGCGACAGCTGCGCCGCGTGCGCTAG
- a CDS encoding sensor domain-containing diguanylate cyclase, with translation MALLICVTGWLSLALARNPDELAAIWIGNGIFAGWLLSRRTALWPGYVAIGAAAELASQLLSGNSPAYAVPIAAANLIEVLIVAGVVRRLVPNVGDPKRWIGLGGIATGSTLAACAVSGLIAASAISLQYGGAFAAYFLSWFAAHVVGMVIVATTTLVVHREGLSIIAPRGRRWSFIWSMALIAGVGLLAFSVRYPLLFATYPPLLLGAFRHRFAGVAVGVILLAAIGSVATATGHGPLWLVEDIGPSGRIALLQIYIAGGCLMTIPVALAMAERKRLTTRVRESEHRYRMLADYSHDVVVRMRADGERLYVSPSAKDMLGWDPADMLGSRWDLVHPEDRAQQSRVMREVIASGEPQIALYRVRHKDGHYLWVEAVTRTIPSEDRAGEMDIIYAGRNVSARIAMEQALAASRQELEQLARIDTLTGVANRRQFEERLSDALKRLQRHELQVAVMYLDVDHFKHINDTHGHAAGDDVLRVFARRLLNNVRASDFVARLGGDEFVVLVEDAALPEAAEAIARKLIQVMRAPIATDGRQLSVTTSVGIGCSGRPTDAKALISAADAALYEAKRAGRNTYRLKTPSRS, from the coding sequence ATGGCGCTGCTGATCTGCGTCACCGGCTGGTTGTCGCTGGCCTTGGCGCGCAACCCAGACGAACTGGCGGCCATCTGGATCGGCAACGGCATCTTCGCCGGCTGGCTGCTGTCCCGCCGCACCGCCCTGTGGCCGGGCTACGTCGCCATCGGTGCGGCCGCCGAGCTCGCCAGCCAATTGCTGTCGGGAAATTCGCCGGCCTACGCGGTGCCGATCGCGGCGGCCAATCTGATCGAAGTGCTGATCGTGGCCGGCGTGGTCCGGCGGCTGGTGCCCAACGTGGGCGACCCCAAGCGCTGGATCGGCCTGGGCGGCATCGCCACCGGCAGCACCCTGGCGGCGTGCGCGGTGTCCGGGCTGATCGCCGCGTCGGCCATCTCGCTCCAGTACGGCGGCGCGTTCGCGGCCTACTTCCTCAGCTGGTTCGCCGCGCACGTGGTCGGCATGGTGATCGTGGCCACCACCACGCTGGTGGTGCACCGCGAAGGGTTGAGCATCATCGCCCCGCGCGGGCGGCGCTGGAGCTTCATCTGGAGCATGGCCCTGATCGCCGGCGTGGGCCTGCTGGCCTTCAGCGTGCGCTACCCGCTGCTGTTCGCCACCTATCCGCCGTTGTTGCTGGGCGCGTTCCGCCACCGCTTCGCCGGCGTCGCGGTGGGCGTGATCCTGCTCGCGGCCATCGGCAGCGTGGCCACCGCTACCGGCCACGGCCCCTTGTGGCTGGTGGAAGACATCGGCCCTTCCGGCCGGATCGCGCTGCTGCAGATCTACATCGCCGGCGGCTGCCTGATGACGATACCGGTGGCGTTGGCCATGGCCGAGCGCAAGCGCCTGACCACGCGGGTACGGGAAAGCGAGCACCGCTACCGCATGCTGGCCGACTACTCCCACGACGTGGTGGTGCGCATGCGCGCCGACGGCGAACGCCTGTACGTCTCGCCCTCGGCCAAGGACATGCTGGGTTGGGACCCGGCCGACATGCTCGGCTCGCGCTGGGACCTGGTGCATCCCGAAGATCGCGCCCAGCAATCACGGGTGATGCGCGAGGTGATCGCCAGCGGCGAGCCGCAGATCGCGCTCTACCGCGTGCGCCACAAGGACGGCCATTACCTGTGGGTGGAAGCGGTCACCCGCACCATTCCCAGCGAGGACCGCGCAGGCGAGATGGACATCATCTATGCCGGCCGCAACGTGAGCGCCCGCATCGCCATGGAGCAGGCCTTGGCGGCCAGCCGCCAGGAACTGGAACAGCTGGCGCGCATCGACACCCTGACCGGCGTGGCCAACCGGCGCCAGTTCGAGGAACGCCTGTCCGACGCGCTCAAGCGGCTGCAACGCCACGAACTGCAAGTGGCGGTGATGTACCTGGACGTAGACCACTTCAAGCACATCAACGACACCCACGGCCATGCCGCCGGCGACGACGTGCTGCGGGTATTCGCGCGGCGCCTGCTGAACAACGTGCGCGCGTCGGATTTCGTCGCCCGCCTGGGCGGCGACGAGTTCGTGGTGCTGGTCGAGGACGCGGCCCTGCCGGAAGCGGCCGAAGCGATCGCCCGCAAGCTGATCCAGGTCATGCGCGCTCCCATCGCCACCGACGGCCGTCAGTTGTCGGTGACCACCAGCGTCGGCATCGGCTGCTCCGGCCGGCCTACCGATGCCAAGGCCCTGATCTCGGCCGCGGACGCCGCTCTGTACGAGGCGAAACGGGCCGGACGCAATACCTACCGGCTGAAGACGCCCAGCCGCAGCTAG
- a CDS encoding YczE/YyaS/YitT family protein — protein sequence MNPNTSPLGLANLGPLAQLRAGRLPERIARLLVGLWLYGVSNALLMESVLGGSPWVVFHQGASRHLPLSLGAIMVLVAVLVLLLWIPLRQMPGLGTVANTFLLGPFTDFNLQLLATPESLPLRWVYLIGGVVMCAIATALYVGAQLGPGPRDGLMTGFARRTGWSIQRVRTGIEIVVLTLGVLMGGVIGFGTLVFALGVGPLTQFFMRYLVLRLEAPAPKAAAPVS from the coding sequence ATGAACCCCAATACCTCGCCCCTAGGCCTGGCCAATCTCGGCCCCCTCGCCCAACTCCGCGCCGGCCGCCTGCCCGAACGCATCGCGCGCCTGCTGGTGGGGCTGTGGCTGTACGGCGTGTCCAACGCGCTGCTGATGGAAAGCGTGCTCGGCGGCTCGCCGTGGGTGGTGTTCCACCAGGGCGCGTCGCGGCACCTGCCGTTGTCGCTGGGCGCGATCATGGTTCTGGTCGCGGTGCTGGTCCTGCTGCTGTGGATCCCGCTGCGGCAGATGCCGGGGCTGGGCACGGTCGCCAACACCTTCCTGCTCGGGCCGTTCACCGATTTCAACCTGCAGCTGCTGGCCACGCCCGAATCCCTGCCGCTGCGCTGGGTCTATCTGATCGGCGGCGTGGTGATGTGCGCGATCGCCACCGCGCTGTACGTGGGCGCGCAACTCGGGCCCGGGCCGCGCGATGGTCTGATGACCGGCTTCGCGCGCCGCACGGGCTGGTCGATCCAGCGCGTGCGCACCGGCATCGAGATCGTGGTGCTGACCCTCGGCGTGCTGATGGGCGGCGTGATCGGCTTCGGCACGCTGGTGTTCGCGCTGGGCGTGGGGCCGCTCACCCAGTTCTTCATGCGCTATCTGGTGCTGCGCCTGGAAGCCCCTGCACCGAAGGCCGCTGCGCCGGTTTCGTAG